Genomic window (Rossellomorea aquimaris):
ATGTCTAAATCACTGGGGAATTTTGTGTTGGTTCATGACATTATTAAAGAACAAGATCCACAAGTGCTTCGATTCTTTATGCTATCTGTTCATTACCGTCATCCTATCAACTACAATTTAGAGCTTCTTCAAAATGCAGAGTCCGCTTTAGATAGAATCAAGACTGCTTATGAGAACTTGAAGCACCGTAAGGAATCAAGTACGGACTTAACGGATAACAATCGGGAATGGCTGGACAAAATCGCTGGGTTAAAAGTGCAGTTCATCTCTGAAATGGATGATGATTTTAACACAGCCAACGGAATTTCCGTATTATTCGAATTATCCAAGCAAGCCAATTATTACTTGATGGAGAAGAATACTGCTACAGAAGTCATTGATACGTTCCTGTGCCAATTCGAGGATTTCTTCTCTGTTCTGGGACTAAGCCTTCAGGAAGCAGAACTGTTGGATGAAGAAGTGGAAGAATTGATTGAAAAACGTATTCAGGCACGCAAAGACCGTAACTTCCAATTAGCGGATGAGATTCGTGACACGTTAAAAGAGATGAATATCATCCTGGAAGATACTCCTCAAGGCATTCGCTGGAAAAGAGGATCTTAATGCTGCACGAGATAAATGAACAAATCGATGCGAAACAAATCAATGCACTTGCACTGGCTTATATGGGGGATGCCGTATATGAAACGTATGTACGGCAGCTCCTATTAACAAAAGGAAAGATTAAACCGAATCAGCTGCACAGAGCTGCGACGAAGTATGTATCTGCTAAAGCTCAAGCGGCCATTCTCAGAACGTTGTTCGAACAGGACGTTTTAACGGAAGAAGAGATTTCTATTGTCAAGCGCGGCCGGAATGCGAAATCCGGAACAACGCCAAAGAACACAGATGTACAAACATATAAACACAGCACTGCTTTTGAGGCACTTATTGGATATTTGTTTCTACTTAATCGGACAGAGCGATTAGAGGAATTGTTAAAGATGATATTTGAACAAGCCCAGGCAGGAAAGGAGGAGTAGAAATGAGTAAAGATTTTATCGGAGGAAGAAATCCGGTTATGGAAGCATTGAAGTCAGGAAGGGATATCAATAAGATTTGGATCGCAGAAGGTTCTCAGAAAGGATCCATCCAGCAAATTGTTGGACTTGCAAAAGAATTGAATGTGATGGTTCAATACGTCCCTAAGAAGAAGATTGAACAAATGGTATCGGAAAATCATCAAGGGGTCGTGGCTTCTGTAGCTGCTTATCAGTATGCAGAAATCGATGATTTATTTCATAGAGCCGAACAAAAAGGGGAAGATCCATTTATACTGATCCTGGATGAATTAGAGGATCCCCATAACCTGGGTTCGATCATGAGAACAGCGGATGCTGCAGGTGCCCATGGAATCATCATCCCGAAGAGGAGAGCAGTTGGGCTTACGTCTACGGTAGCGAAAGCATCCACGGGTGCCATTGAGCACATTCCGGTTGCACGTGTAACCAACCTGTCGAGAGCGGTTGATGAACTGAAAGAACGCGGTGTATGGGTGGCAGGAACGGATGCGAAAGGAAAACAGGATTTCCGCCAGTTGGATGGTACGCTGCCTATCGGCTTAATTATCGGAAGCGAAGGTAAAGGGATGAGCCGAATACTCAGAGACAAATGTGATTTCCTTGTTCAGTTGCCAATGATCGGTCATGTAACTTCATTAAACGCTTCGGTGGCAGCTAGTATTTTAATGTATGAGGTCTACCGTAAACGCCACCCGTTGGGAGAATAGCAGAAATGGATATTCTCCTTGTTGATGGCTATA
Coding sequences:
- a CDS encoding Mini-ribonuclease 3, encoding MLHEINEQIDAKQINALALAYMGDAVYETYVRQLLLTKGKIKPNQLHRAATKYVSAKAQAAILRTLFEQDVLTEEEISIVKRGRNAKSGTTPKNTDVQTYKHSTAFEALIGYLFLLNRTERLEELLKMIFEQAQAGKEE
- the rlmB gene encoding 23S rRNA (guanosine(2251)-2'-O)-methyltransferase RlmB; the encoded protein is MSKDFIGGRNPVMEALKSGRDINKIWIAEGSQKGSIQQIVGLAKELNVMVQYVPKKKIEQMVSENHQGVVASVAAYQYAEIDDLFHRAEQKGEDPFILILDELEDPHNLGSIMRTADAAGAHGIIIPKRRAVGLTSTVAKASTGAIEHIPVARVTNLSRAVDELKERGVWVAGTDAKGKQDFRQLDGTLPIGLIIGSEGKGMSRILRDKCDFLVQLPMIGHVTSLNASVAASILMYEVYRKRHPLGE